ACCGGTGTTGGCATTGCCGTGGTAGCATTAGGTTTACTACTCAATATTTTTAAAGTAATTGAACCTGGCCAGGTTGGCGTGCAAACCCTTTTTGGCAAAGTGCAGGACCAGGTGCTTGAAAGCGGTCTGCATATTATAAACCCCGCCATGGAAATAACCGTTTTTGATGTGCAAACCCAAACCTACACTATGAGTGCAGTGAGTAACGAGGGCCAAAAAGAGGGCGACGATGCCATCCGTGTACTATCATCAGACGGCCTGGAAGTAACCATCGACCTATCCGTACTTTACAAAGTTAAACCCGACAAAGCACCTTACATTATGCAGAACATAGGCAAAAACTATGTTGATAAAATTGTAAGGCCGGTAGCCCGAACCGCGATTCGTGATAACGCGGTTGCCTACGCCGCGGTCGACCTGTACTCTACCAAGCGCCAGGAATTTCAGGATAAAATAAACCTGTACATCACCGCCAGCTTTGAAAAACGCGGACTGGAACTACAACAAATCCTGGTGCGGAACATTACTCTGCCTGCATCGGTAAGGGCCAGCATCGAATCGAAGATCAATGCCGAGCAGGATGCCCAGAAAATGCAATTCGTGCTGCAAAAAGAAAAACAGGAAGCCGAACGTAAACGCGTGGAAGCACAAGGTATTGCCGATTACCAGCGCATTCTTTCGACCGGGCTATCGGATAAACAGTTGCAGTATGAGGCTATTAAGGCTCAGAAGGATATTGCGCTGTCGCCTAATACAAAGATCATTATCATTGGTGGAGGAAAGGGGAATCCTATTATGTTGAGTGATAAATGATGACGGACGAAAAAGTGGAAATCAAAAAGATAGATAAACTATCAACGGCGCTATATTTTTATATCTTTTTAATTGTGGGAGTGATTATGGGGCATGCTGTTTCAGCAACAAATCTGGCCGGTCCGGGGTTGGATATGTTGTTTTTATTGGTGTTGGTGATAGGGATATTGTTCTTTCTTTACCGCTCTGTTTTCAATTTAATTAGATATGGTAAAGCTTTTTTGCCCAACCTGGCTTTGAACTTGTTTGTGTTGGTGGTGTTTATTGGGTTGTGTGCTATTTAAAATTCGCTGACAGCCTGCAAAACGTGTTCAGACTTACGAAGTTTTAAAAACTTCGTAAGTCTCCTTAAAATTGGGGCTAAAACCTCAATCCCAACCCGTCATCCTCATTCAAAATATACTTCCCATCGGCAAACTCAGGCATTATGTACGGGTTATTGCTCACCAAAAACGGCCCGTCCAAATCAACCCAATCTGCCTGCGGGGCAATGGCTAAGCCTGCCAGGGCGGCGCAGCTGGTTTCGGTCATGCAGCCTATCATTATTTTTAAATCCAGCTCGCGGGCTTTGTCTATCATTCGCTTTGCTTCATACAGCCCGGCCGATTTCATTAGTTTAATATTGATGCCGGTGTAAACGCCTCTGGCTTTTTCCACATCTTCAAACCGTTGTACGGCTTCATCTCCAATAATATGAATTGGGCTGCGTTCGGTAAGCCAGGCGTTACTATCCGGGTCGGTTTTTAGCATGGGCTGTTCTATCAGTTGTACGCCTTGCTCTTGTAGCCAGTAGGTCATATCGAGGCTTTGCTGTAAATCTGTCCAGCCCTGGTTGGCATCCACATACAGCGGCACATCGGTAACTGAGCGAATGGTGGTGATCAATTCCTTATCGGTATCGCGGCCCAGCTTTACTTTAATCACTTTAAAACCTTCGGCTTCTTTTATTTTTTTGATGATCATTTCGGGCGTATCAATGCCGATAGTGAAACTGGTAACTGGCATCAACGCCGGGTTGCTACCTAATAATTGCCAGCAGGGCTTGCCTTTCAGTTTACCATCTAAATCGTGCAGGGCAATATCAATGGCCGCTTTAACAGCGGGATTACCGGGGGCGATGCTATCCAGATACCTGATGATCGACCCAAAATCAAAAGGATAGCTGAATTCGCTAATATCAACCTTATTCAAAAAATCCGTAGCCGTTTCGTGGCTTTCGCCCATGTAGGGCACCATAGATGCCTCGCCGTAACCGGTTTTACCATCATGATTGATCTGCACCAGCATTACCGGCGTTGAGGTGCGCGAAAATTTGGCTATTGTAAATGCATGCTTCAACTGAAGCTCGTAGGGTTGATATGTCAGTTCCATGTTAAAAACCAAAGCTAAAATTTTAGTACCAAAATCGTGCTTATCTTTGCGGCCATGCCGGCACAAATTTATTCACCGTTCACCAACTTTAACTTCAGTAATAATAAATGCTTCCTTACGGGCCAAAATGTTAACCCTACAGAAGAGCGTATCCAGGTTTTTCCGCAATGGCTTATGAGCCGCTACGAGCTGGAAGATAAGCCTTTTAAATTGCTTGACGAAAGTATGGCCACCTACAAAGACCTGAAGCTACCCTGCACTGCCGAGGTAAATGAGCGATATATCGAGCCTCTCGAAAACGAAATAGCTGCTGCCTTTGATGGTGGTTATGAAGCTGTGAAGGCCTTAGATGAAAACAAGCTGTTTCAATGGGCCGGTAAATTATTGTACGGTATTATTTTTAATGAGGTTCAGGCCGGTATTAAGTTACAGCATTCGCAGGGGGAAGAGTTTAATATTTCGCAATCTATCATCCATAAATTCAATAACCTGCACATGATGTTGCAGAGTTTGAATTTACCCATAGAGTTTGATGGTTTTAAGCCTTACAGCCTGGTATTATTTAAGGTAGATAATGCTGATAATGTTTTTGGCTACCGCGACGAGATCAATACCATGACTTTCTCGTTACGGGTTAACGATTTCGGCCTGATTATTTGCCTGCAGGATAACGGAGCCAACGCCCGTTACCACCAGGAAGCGCTGGATAAAATTGCCGGCCAAACCCTGCATCCAATCCAGTTTGAGGAGTTGAATGCCCGCTTTTTTTACTCGGCCTACCTGTTTAACCGCCTGCCCGAGTATGATATTTTTACCATTGAGGATACCATATCGATAGAGGCCCTGCCCCTCCGCGGTACCAGCAGCAAACCCCTGTTTGATGACTGGATGAATAAAACCTATGGCCAGGTACTGGAAAACTTCTGGAAAAACTGGGGATTCCTGCTGTTAGAGATCATCAGGAATCCCGAAAAACCTATGAGTTTTTTATTTGATGCTGACGGTAGTTTTAAAAACGGAAATGCTCTGGAGCTTCCGAAATAATCCGCTGAATAAACTCGCCCAAAACATGGTGGTTAAAAACGATGGTGATCATCAGGCCACTTATAGCGCCAAAAAAGTGCGCGTCGTGGTTAATCTGATCGCGCGAGTATTTCGAGGCGTAATGGCAGTATACCAGGTATAAGATTCCAAATACCCAAAACCAGATGGCCACAGGAATAGGAAAAATCAGGATCTTATTCCAGGGATCGAATAAGATGGTGCTGAAAATTACGGCACTTACCGCGCCCGAAGCACCAAGGCTAAAATAATTATAATCGTTTTTATGCTTAACCACCGTTGGCATATCGCTTAGGATAAGACTCAACACATACAGCATTCCAAATTGCCAATGCCCGATAACCGGCTCGAGGTTGAAAGCAAAAAAGTAATACGACAGCATGTTGAAAAATAAATGCATCCAATCGCGGTGAATCAGTCCGCTGGTAATTACGGTGTGGATATCCTTGCCCCGGTAAACCGTGTATGGGTGCAGCATCATCCGGCTGTACAGGTTGTTGTTTGAAAATGCCAGTAATGAAGTAATAATAGTTATAATAAAAATAACGCAGGCCACGGGGGCCGTTTGCAGAGCTTCCATTTATTTGAGATCGAGTTTAGTTTCAGTTAAGATACGGCCCAGGGGGTAACGTAAAAATGTTTTTTCAAAATAAGGCGAATTGCGGTATACCCAAAACAATTGCGCTTCGGCGCTTTGGGCCAGTTTGGGATCGTTCTTTTTAGCCTCTTCCAGTTTTTGTTTGATGGAGGGATCTTTTTTGATCAGGTCGGCGGCAATATCCTCAAATACATAGTCTGAAAAATACTCCTTTTCGCTCAGCATCGAATCAAAAAAGTTCCAGGTAAAAAACGAATCCACACCCTGTGGCTCCAGCGTTTCCACGATATAACGGTTAATGGGCTGGTTAGTATATACCACATAATCGCCGCTGTAAAATTTAACAGGCATATCAACCGGATTAAGTTTTACACCGCTATGCATATAGTGGCCTTCAAAAGGGCGGGGAGCGGTTTTGTAATCGGCAATGTAATATATCTGCAGTTTAAGCGTGGTGTCATGTGCCAGTTGTTTCATCTGTACGCCGTTCAGCTTAAACAGATCAATGATTTTACCCCACGCCTGTGGAATTACATAAGCCAGCGGCTTATCGGCTGTGGCGGTAACTTTATAGCTGTTAAAATATTTGATTGTTTTGGTGTAGGGTTTATCCCTGTCGTAATATAAACGCTGTAAACCGCTTACCTCGCTGGTTTTGTATTTGGCTTCGTAGCCTTTAAAGGTGATGGTATCCACCCGGCTGTTATCAACCGCCCAGCCCATGGCAAAAGTTTTTTGTTTACTTACATCTTCATCAGCCTTGCGTTTCAGTTCGCCTACCAGTTTGGCATCGCGTTGATTGATCTCTATCAGGTGCTGCATAAAATCATAAGTGGCATACACGCGCTTATCAAAAGGTTTAAGCATGTGGGTTTCGGTAATATAGCTGATGATATTATGCTGGGCCGTAAAGCCGGTGGCAAAACGGGGTGTTTCTAAAAAGCTAACAATGCCCGAGTCGGGGAGGCCTTCTTCACCTGCACCATACGGGATCATTTCATACCCGCTTTTTTTCATTTTACTATACAGGTACGGGGTGAGTGTTTTGGTGGTATAATCGGCCAGGATGGGGTTTTGCTTATCCTTTTGGGTTTCAATCAGCGTCATCACATACTGGTAATCGGCACCATCGCTGGTATGGTTATCTAAAAAGATCTCCGGTTTCCAGGTAGTCAAAATTTGCGTAAACGTCAGGGCATTGCGGCTATCGGCCTTAATAAAATCGCGGTTCAAATCAAGGTTACGGTAATTGCCCCTGAAGCCATAAGCCGAAGGGCCGTTCTGGTTAACGCGGCTTAAACCACGGTTAAGGCTGCCATCAATATTGTAGAGGGCTATAAGGCAAATCACCACATCTTTGGGCAGGGCATTGTTTTTAAGCATATCGCGCACCAGCATCATACTGGCATCAATACCCTCCGGCTCGCCGGGGTGGATGCCATTGTTGATGAGCAGTACCCGTTTGTTTTGCTTTTTGATGAGTGTAGGATCAAATACTTTATCTTTGGATAACACGATCAGCGTTAATGGTTTGCCGACATCGGTAGTACCATAGTTAATGAGCCGCATTTGTTGCGGGTATAGTTTGTTAAGTTTTTGATAGTAATCAATAACCTCGGGGTAGGTGGCCGTATAGTTTTTATCCTTGCTTAACTCAAAAGGCGTAAGCTGGGCTTTTGCCTGCAGGGCGATAAAATAAACCAGTAATGCTGATAAAAATCTCTTCATAAAAAGCTGTAATGCTCAAATATAGTTTAAGTATGGTAAAGCGGGAGGGTGTAAGGGGATTTTTACGGGGTGAAGTACACAATTTAGTCATGCCGAACTTGTTTCGGCACCCATTATATAAGGTGTACGCTATGCATCTTCACTTGTCCTGTGGGATCCTGAAACAAGTCCAGGATGACGTTTTCTTATAACTCTGTTATCTCCGCCTGCACTTTCTTCGGCAAACTTTTCACCACCTGCTCATACGAGTGGTCAATCATTTCGCAAAGTTGCTTGCGGGTAAGCGAGCCGTTCATGTACACGGTATTCCAGAGTTTTTTGTTCATGTGGTAGCCTGGCTGTACTTCGGGGTAGCGTTCGCGGAGTTCTACGGCCCATTCGGGGTCGCATTTTACATTAAACCTGTCGCCGGTTTGCAGGTTGGTGAGCAGGAACAGTTTTTCGGCAATTTTAAATACAAGGGTATCTTCGCCAAAGGGGAAACCCTCTGTAGCACCCGGTTTTTGCAGGCA
The sequence above is a segment of the Mucilaginibacter celer genome. Coding sequences within it:
- a CDS encoding M14 family zinc carboxypeptidase; the encoded protein is MKRFLSALLVYFIALQAKAQLTPFELSKDKNYTATYPEVIDYYQKLNKLYPQQMRLINYGTTDVGKPLTLIVLSKDKVFDPTLIKKQNKRVLLINNGIHPGEPEGIDASMMLVRDMLKNNALPKDVVICLIALYNIDGSLNRGLSRVNQNGPSAYGFRGNYRNLDLNRDFIKADSRNALTFTQILTTWKPEIFLDNHTSDGADYQYVMTLIETQKDKQNPILADYTTKTLTPYLYSKMKKSGYEMIPYGAGEEGLPDSGIVSFLETPRFATGFTAQHNIISYITETHMLKPFDKRVYATYDFMQHLIEINQRDAKLVGELKRKADEDVSKQKTFAMGWAVDNSRVDTITFKGYEAKYKTSEVSGLQRLYYDRDKPYTKTIKYFNSYKVTATADKPLAYVIPQAWGKIIDLFKLNGVQMKQLAHDTTLKLQIYYIADYKTAPRPFEGHYMHSGVKLNPVDMPVKFYSGDYVVYTNQPINRYIVETLEPQGVDSFFTWNFFDSMLSEKEYFSDYVFEDIAADLIKKDPSIKQKLEEAKKNDPKLAQSAEAQLFWVYRNSPYFEKTFLRYPLGRILTETKLDLK
- a CDS encoding rhomboid family intramembrane serine protease, which produces MEALQTAPVACVIFIITIITSLLAFSNNNLYSRMMLHPYTVYRGKDIHTVITSGLIHRDWMHLFFNMLSYYFFAFNLEPVIGHWQFGMLYVLSLILSDMPTVVKHKNDYNYFSLGASGAVSAVIFSTILFDPWNKILIFPIPVAIWFWVFGILYLVYCHYASKYSRDQINHDAHFFGAISGLMITIVFNHHVLGEFIQRIISEAPEHFRF
- a CDS encoding dipeptide epimerase; amino-acid sequence: MELTYQPYELQLKHAFTIAKFSRTSTPVMLVQINHDGKTGYGEASMVPYMGESHETATDFLNKVDISEFSYPFDFGSIIRYLDSIAPGNPAVKAAIDIALHDLDGKLKGKPCWQLLGSNPALMPVTSFTIGIDTPEMIIKKIKEAEGFKVIKVKLGRDTDKELITTIRSVTDVPLYVDANQGWTDLQQSLDMTYWLQEQGVQLIEQPMLKTDPDSNAWLTERSPIHIIGDEAVQRFEDVEKARGVYTGINIKLMKSAGLYEAKRMIDKARELDLKIMIGCMTETSCAALAGLAIAPQADWVDLDGPFLVSNNPYIMPEFADGKYILNEDDGLGLRF
- a CDS encoding prohibitin family protein, coding for MFIAVLGVIVLIVGIVLKQSPPPAGRFSGVVTGVGIAVVALGLLLNIFKVIEPGQVGVQTLFGKVQDQVLESGLHIINPAMEITVFDVQTQTYTMSAVSNEGQKEGDDAIRVLSSDGLEVTIDLSVLYKVKPDKAPYIMQNIGKNYVDKIVRPVARTAIRDNAVAYAAVDLYSTKRQEFQDKINLYITASFEKRGLELQQILVRNITLPASVRASIESKINAEQDAQKMQFVLQKEKQEAERKRVEAQGIADYQRILSTGLSDKQLQYEAIKAQKDIALSPNTKIIIIGGGKGNPIMLSDK
- a CDS encoding MmcQ/YjbR family DNA-binding protein — encoded protein: MNIEELRDYCLQKPGATEGFPFGEDTLVFKIAEKLFLLTNLQTGDRFNVKCDPEWAVELRERYPEVQPGYHMNKKLWNTVYMNGSLTRKQLCEMIDHSYEQVVKSLPKKVQAEITEL